One genomic segment of Rhizobium viscosum includes these proteins:
- a CDS encoding SDR family oxidoreductase, which produces MKIVIIGGTGLIGSKTAERLRKQGHEVIAAAPNTGVNTITGEGLADALSGASVVIDLANSPSFEDKAVLEFFETSGRNLIAAEKAAGVKHHIALSIIGVDRLPESGYMRAKVAQEKIIRESGIPYTIVHSTQFMEFLAGIAQSGTVGNTVHLSPAYVQPIASDDVADNMTAVANDAPIDGVVEISGPERVRLNELVARYLKAMGDTRKVEADAEARYFGARLEDASLVSDNNPRLGHITFEQWFATSARK; this is translated from the coding sequence ATGAAAATCGTCATCATCGGCGGAACCGGCCTCATCGGCTCGAAGACAGCAGAACGCCTTCGCAAGCAGGGCCACGAGGTCATTGCCGCCGCTCCGAACACCGGCGTCAATACGATCACGGGCGAAGGTCTCGCTGACGCGCTCTCTGGCGCCTCCGTCGTCATCGACCTCGCAAACTCGCCGTCCTTCGAGGACAAAGCCGTGCTCGAATTCTTCGAGACGTCGGGCCGCAATCTGATAGCGGCCGAAAAGGCCGCCGGCGTGAAACACCACATCGCCCTTTCCATCATCGGCGTCGATCGCCTACCCGAGAGCGGCTACATGCGCGCCAAGGTCGCCCAGGAAAAGATCATCAGGGAATCCGGCATTCCCTACACGATCGTCCACTCGACGCAGTTCATGGAATTCCTGGCGGGCATTGCCCAATCCGGCACAGTCGGGAACACAGTGCACCTCTCGCCGGCCTATGTGCAGCCAATAGCCTCCGACGATGTCGCCGATAATATGACCGCCGTTGCGAATGACGCGCCGATCGATGGCGTTGTCGAGATATCCGGTCCGGAGCGCGTCCGGCTGAACGAGCTTGTTGCCCGCTACCTGAAGGCGATGGGGGATACGCGCAAGGTCGAGGCAGATGCGGAAGCCCGCTATTTCGGCGCCAGGCTGGAAGACGCCTCGCTCGTTTCCGACAACAATCCGCGCCTCGGCCACATCACTTTCGAGCAGTGGTTCGCAACCTCTGCTCGGAAATGA
- a CDS encoding MBL fold metallo-hydrolase — MTLRNTSHPAKSGPEELVPSRYAVKIGEIDVLVVSDGVLPLPTKMLGYNADPTEHAAWLNDMFLPPDAFDWALNVVVVRSGEQTILIDAGLGLDPALNLPRAGQLIKRLEAAGIDLGSVTDVVLTHMHMDHVGGLIVDGVKERLRPDLRIHVAAAEVKFWESPDFTHVNMPPGFPDALRAAAKRFAEDYRSNLRTFDDEHEVAPGVVVSRTGGHTPGHSVVRVASGKDRLMFAGDAVFAVGFEHPEWYNGFEHDPEEAARVRVRLLRELAETGELLVATHMPFPSVGHVAVDGNHFRWVPVFWDY, encoded by the coding sequence ATGACCCTGCGGAACACTTCTCATCCCGCTAAATCTGGCCCCGAAGAGTTGGTCCCGTCGCGCTACGCGGTGAAGATCGGCGAGATCGACGTGCTTGTCGTGAGCGACGGCGTACTGCCGTTGCCAACCAAGATGCTGGGTTACAATGCCGACCCGACCGAGCACGCGGCCTGGCTGAACGACATGTTCCTGCCACCGGACGCCTTTGACTGGGCGCTGAACGTGGTCGTTGTCCGTAGCGGCGAACAGACCATACTTATCGACGCTGGGCTGGGATTGGACCCGGCGTTGAACTTGCCGCGGGCCGGGCAGCTGATCAAGCGACTGGAGGCTGCCGGCATCGATCTTGGATCCGTGACCGATGTGGTGCTGACCCATATGCACATGGACCACGTTGGCGGGCTGATCGTCGACGGAGTGAAGGAGCGACTGCGTCCAGACCTGCGAATCCATGTGGCGGCTGCCGAGGTCAAGTTCTGGGAGTCCCCCGATTTCACGCACGTAAACATGCCTCCCGGCTTCCCGGATGCGCTTCGGGCAGCCGCCAAGCGGTTCGCGGAAGATTACCGTAGCAATCTGCGGACGTTCGATGATGAGCACGAGGTAGCTCCCGGCGTAGTCGTTTCTCGAACCGGTGGCCACACACCCGGCCATAGCGTGGTTCGCGTGGCGTCCGGCAAGGACCGGCTGATGTTCGCCGGTGATGCCGTCTTCGCCGTCGGGTTCGAGCACCCTGAATGGTACAACGGCTTCGAACATGACCCGGAAGAAGCGGCTCGCGTTCGTGTTCGTCTTTTGCGGGAGTTAGCGGAGACCGGCGAACTTCTGGTGGCCACCCACATGCCGTTCCCATCCGTCGGCCATGTGGCGGTCGATGGCAACCATTTTCGTTGGGTGCCGGTCTTCTGGGACTACTGA
- a CDS encoding carboxymuconolactone decarboxylase family protein: protein MTQRLNYAQKSPELLKKLSELSIALKDSAIEQKINDLVQIRASQINGCAFCLDMHVKEAKIHGESELRLYHVAIWRESNLFIPRERAALAWTEAVTKLPEGGIPDELYERVRGQLSEKEISDLTFAIMVINAWNRASVAFKSVPGSADKLYGLDRAGLN, encoded by the coding sequence ATGACCCAGCGCCTAAACTACGCCCAGAAATCGCCGGAGCTCCTGAAGAAGCTTTCGGAGCTCAGTATCGCCCTGAAGGACAGCGCCATCGAACAAAAGATCAACGATCTCGTGCAAATCCGCGCGTCGCAGATCAACGGCTGCGCCTTCTGTCTCGACATGCATGTCAAGGAAGCCAAAATCCACGGAGAGAGCGAACTCAGGCTCTATCATGTCGCCATCTGGCGGGAATCGAACCTTTTCATTCCCCGTGAGCGCGCGGCCCTCGCTTGGACCGAAGCGGTGACGAAACTGCCGGAAGGCGGCATTCCGGATGAACTCTATGAGCGCGTGCGTGGCCAGCTTTCCGAGAAGGAAATCTCCGACCTGACCTTCGCGATCATGGTCATCAACGCCTGGAACCGCGCCAGCGTCGCCTTCAAGTCAGTCCCCGGTTCGGCGGACAAGCTCTATGGCCTCGACAGGGCCGGCCTCAACTAA
- a CDS encoding LysR family transcriptional regulator: protein MDIVCALRTFLRVAETGSFSAAAIDLKLTQPAVSRQVSALEAQLDTRLLHRSTTALALTAEGERMIPMALRVIEAVEALGDSAGPVGTASGKVRLSLPTPLGLYMSDRLAALLDRHPELSVELLFREEPSDLIGEGIDLEVRLGPVSDSSLICRRIGWTTAFLVASSAYLEKRGPPQTIEDLSHHDCICYRRGGDGRSWLFSNGSDQVAVRVAPRFVVNNAVAVHRAALAGAGIAILSHILAAPDICAGRLINLVPDFPPARLPINLVHSSRRNMPLRVRTVIEYLVAAMREDPFMASSSASGPNERCLAGKA, encoded by the coding sequence ATGGACATCGTTTGCGCCTTGCGGACATTCCTGCGGGTTGCAGAGACAGGCTCGTTTTCTGCTGCCGCAATCGATCTCAAGCTTACGCAGCCTGCGGTTTCCCGACAGGTTTCGGCACTGGAGGCCCAACTCGACACACGTCTTCTGCACCGTTCAACCACCGCATTGGCGCTCACGGCCGAAGGCGAACGGATGATCCCGATGGCTCTCAGGGTTATCGAAGCTGTGGAAGCGCTCGGCGACTCTGCTGGTCCGGTCGGAACCGCATCTGGCAAGGTACGCCTCTCCCTGCCTACACCGTTGGGGCTCTATATGAGCGATCGACTCGCAGCCCTTCTCGACCGCCACCCGGAACTTTCCGTTGAACTGTTATTTCGCGAAGAGCCATCCGATCTGATTGGAGAAGGCATCGACCTCGAAGTGCGCCTTGGCCCCGTCTCCGACTCCAGCTTGATATGCCGCAGGATCGGCTGGACGACGGCCTTTCTCGTCGCGTCATCGGCCTATCTGGAAAAAAGAGGTCCTCCCCAGACGATCGAGGATCTGAGTCACCATGACTGCATCTGCTACAGACGGGGCGGCGATGGCCGTTCATGGCTCTTTTCCAATGGGTCCGATCAAGTCGCGGTGCGGGTCGCGCCGCGTTTCGTCGTCAACAATGCCGTTGCCGTGCACCGCGCCGCGCTTGCTGGCGCCGGCATCGCTATCCTCTCCCATATCCTGGCCGCACCGGACATTTGCGCCGGGCGATTGATCAATCTGGTGCCCGACTTCCCGCCGGCCCGCCTGCCGATCAATCTGGTCCATTCCTCTAGGCGCAACATGCCGCTTCGCGTGAGAACCGTCATCGAATATCTCGTTGCGGCGATGCGGGAAGATCCGTTCATGGCTTCGTCATCCGCTTCGGGGCCAAACGAACGCTGCCTTGCGGGGAAAGCATAA
- a CDS encoding aldehyde dehydrogenase family protein — protein sequence MLEVVQAYDREHIADLPTDDAAALERKLTVARERFEDRSGWLKPHQRMAVLHRLADLVVQQREAFAMRIAREGGKPYTDALVETDRAIDGIRNAAELLRTRGGAEIPMGLTPASEGRRAWTILEPIGVVAAISAFNHPLNLIVHQVAPAIATGCPVIVKPAAATPLSCLELIKLVHEAGMPEGWVQSLLPESRDLSGAFASDPRVAFLSFIGSAAVGWHLRANLAPGTRCALEHGGVAPVIIDRSADIDTVIEPLAKGGYYHAGQVCVSVQRIYVHEALKDTFVERFAERVGRLRTGDPRLAETEVGPLIAPAEAERVASWVAEAAAGGARLIGGGRLSDTTLAPAILVDPPRNSKVSREEVFGPVTCIFAFADLGEAIHEANSLPVAFQSSIFTRDLAVALDAAERLDASAVMVNDHSAFRTDWMPFAGRRASGYGVGGIPYTAREMTAEKMIVFKQ from the coding sequence ATGCTTGAGGTCGTGCAAGCCTATGATCGCGAACATATCGCCGATTTGCCGACGGATGATGCTGCAGCGCTCGAACGCAAGCTGACCGTCGCTCGCGAGCGCTTTGAAGATCGGAGCGGCTGGCTGAAGCCGCACCAGCGTATGGCTGTGCTGCATCGGCTTGCGGATCTGGTCGTGCAGCAGCGCGAGGCTTTCGCGATGCGCATCGCACGCGAAGGCGGCAAGCCCTACACCGATGCGCTCGTTGAAACCGACCGCGCCATCGACGGGATACGCAACGCCGCCGAACTGCTTCGCACCCGCGGCGGCGCCGAGATACCGATGGGGCTGACTCCAGCCAGCGAGGGGCGGCGCGCCTGGACGATCCTGGAGCCCATCGGCGTAGTTGCCGCAATCTCGGCGTTCAACCACCCCCTGAACCTCATCGTGCATCAGGTTGCGCCGGCGATCGCCACAGGCTGCCCGGTGATCGTCAAGCCCGCGGCGGCGACACCGCTTTCCTGTCTGGAACTTATAAAGCTCGTCCATGAAGCCGGCATGCCGGAAGGCTGGGTTCAGAGCCTGCTCCCCGAGAGCCGCGATCTGTCGGGCGCCTTCGCGAGCGATCCGAGAGTGGCCTTCCTGAGCTTCATCGGCTCAGCCGCGGTCGGCTGGCATCTGCGCGCAAATTTGGCGCCTGGAACTCGCTGCGCTCTCGAGCACGGCGGCGTAGCGCCAGTAATCATCGACCGCAGCGCCGATATCGACACGGTCATCGAACCTCTCGCGAAGGGCGGCTACTATCATGCGGGTCAAGTTTGTGTCTCAGTCCAGCGGATCTACGTCCATGAAGCACTCAAGGACACATTCGTCGAACGGTTCGCCGAGCGCGTCGGACGACTGCGTACCGGTGACCCCCGGCTTGCCGAAACCGAAGTCGGGCCCCTAATCGCACCAGCCGAGGCCGAGCGGGTCGCCAGCTGGGTCGCGGAAGCTGCGGCGGGGGGCGCTCGCCTGATCGGAGGTGGACGCCTCAGCGACACCACGCTGGCGCCGGCAATTCTCGTCGATCCGCCAAGAAATTCGAAGGTGTCGCGCGAGGAAGTGTTCGGCCCGGTCACCTGCATATTCGCCTTTGCCGATCTCGGTGAGGCTATACACGAGGCAAATTCACTGCCTGTCGCATTTCAAAGCAGTATCTTCACGCGCGATCTCGCCGTCGCGCTCGACGCAGCCGAGCGTCTCGACGCTTCGGCGGTCATGGTCAATGATCACAGCGCCTTCCGCACCGATTGGATGCCGTTCGCCGGAAGGAGGGCATCCGGCTATGGGGTCGGTGGCATTCCCTATACCGCCCGTGAGATGACGGCGGAGAAAATGATCGTCTTTAAGCAGTGA
- a CDS encoding putative quinol monooxygenase, which translates to MSQSLVKITASLTAHPGKAEELRGLLLDMAPHCRAEPGNLRWDVWRDTEMPECYVLDELYRDAEATEAHRRTPHYQAYLARVPALADRSARILEPVALEE; encoded by the coding sequence ATGTCACAGTCATTGGTGAAAATCACGGCCAGCCTGACCGCCCATCCCGGCAAAGCCGAAGAACTGCGCGGGTTGCTGCTCGATATGGCGCCGCATTGTCGGGCTGAACCGGGCAATCTGCGCTGGGATGTCTGGCGAGATACCGAAATGCCTGAGTGCTACGTGCTCGACGAGCTTTATCGTGACGCCGAGGCGACCGAAGCGCACCGCCGAACGCCGCACTACCAGGCCTATCTCGCCAGAGTTCCCGCGTTGGCGGATCGCTCTGCGCGCATTCTCGAACCTGTCGCGCTTGAAGAGTAA
- a CDS encoding type 1 glutamine amidotransferase domain-containing protein → MTQHVLFIVTNAAVIGPKSRKTGFFFAEIAHPFEVLDAAGIAVEFASPAGGWTPYDAYDDNDPAQKAFFESKAFRRLNRSRKLCEVDAADYDAILVPGGLGPMVDIQRNAEVQRAIVRAWTSGKLVTAVCHGPCALLGVDIGDGTPFVHGKKLTSFSKKEEYDYAREDVPYELEDALRAEGAEYSSVANWQPHVVADGRLITGQNPASAAELGKKLLAALRDVAAPA, encoded by the coding sequence ATGACGCAGCATGTCCTGTTTATCGTCACGAACGCCGCCGTGATTGGTCCGAAAAGCCGAAAGACCGGCTTCTTCTTCGCGGAGATCGCGCATCCGTTCGAGGTGCTTGACGCCGCCGGCATCGCGGTGGAGTTCGCTTCACCCGCCGGCGGATGGACACCTTACGACGCCTATGATGACAACGACCCTGCCCAGAAGGCGTTCTTCGAAAGCAAGGCTTTTCGCCGGCTCAATCGCAGCCGCAAACTCTGCGAGGTTGACGCCGCTGACTACGATGCCATTCTCGTGCCCGGCGGCCTCGGACCTATGGTCGACATACAGCGCAACGCGGAGGTCCAGCGGGCAATCGTGCGCGCCTGGACAAGCGGTAAGCTCGTAACCGCCGTCTGCCACGGGCCATGCGCACTGCTTGGCGTCGACATCGGGGATGGCACGCCATTCGTACACGGCAAAAAGCTCACATCCTTCTCGAAGAAGGAAGAATATGACTATGCGCGCGAGGACGTGCCCTACGAACTTGAGGATGCGCTGAGAGCCGAGGGCGCGGAATACTCGTCGGTTGCCAACTGGCAGCCGCATGTCGTTGCCGACGGGCGCCTGATCACCGGCCAGAATCCCGCCTCGGCAGCTGAACTTGGGAAGAAACTGCTCGCGGCCCTGCGGGACGTTGCCGCTCCAGCCTGA
- a CDS encoding NAD(P)-dependent alcohol dehydrogenase — MRAARILEYKKPLVLEDIKVPDIQPDEVLVKVAACGMCRSDVLLIDGFFQGYGDIPPPVIPGHEITGTVEKVGGVVAKAAGLEEGDHVVVSPGWGDGVCKHCQVGNTHICPNVRWPGFGTYGGFAEYIPVPARYAIKVAKHLKFEQLAPLTDAGLTPYRGLKKIRDAGGLGPDRVIGVFGIGGLGAYAVQYAKLLGAGGPVVAVARNEEKLQVAKKYGADHIIAIEGKSSEEVGKELKKATGQDKFDAIIDCAGATEMMQLAFSRLAISGHYADVGFIGDRINVPLFPRVHGEQTFHGSFWGNNADLIEVMALAAEGKIQHTIKTISFNDINEYIDLLRDNKIIGRAVVTF, encoded by the coding sequence ATGAGAGCTGCGCGCATTCTTGAATACAAGAAGCCCCTCGTCCTCGAAGACATCAAGGTTCCGGACATTCAGCCCGACGAGGTTCTCGTGAAAGTCGCCGCCTGCGGCATGTGCCGCTCGGACGTGCTGCTGATCGATGGCTTCTTCCAGGGCTATGGCGATATCCCGCCGCCCGTCATTCCTGGTCACGAGATAACGGGCACGGTCGAGAAGGTCGGCGGCGTCGTGGCAAAGGCCGCGGGCCTAGAGGAAGGTGACCATGTTGTGGTGTCACCCGGCTGGGGTGATGGCGTTTGCAAGCATTGCCAGGTCGGCAACACGCATATCTGCCCCAATGTCCGCTGGCCAGGCTTTGGCACCTATGGTGGCTTTGCCGAATATATTCCGGTGCCGGCCCGCTATGCGATCAAGGTCGCCAAACATCTCAAATTCGAGCAGCTTGCACCACTCACCGACGCCGGTCTGACCCCTTATCGCGGGCTCAAGAAGATCCGCGATGCCGGCGGGCTCGGCCCGGACCGGGTGATCGGTGTCTTCGGCATCGGCGGCCTTGGCGCCTACGCCGTCCAATATGCCAAGCTGCTGGGCGCAGGCGGTCCCGTCGTCGCCGTCGCCAGAAACGAGGAGAAACTCCAGGTCGCGAAGAAATATGGTGCCGACCACATCATCGCGATCGAAGGCAAGTCCTCCGAGGAGGTCGGAAAGGAGCTTAAAAAGGCGACCGGCCAGGACAAGTTCGACGCGATCATCGACTGCGCCGGTGCGACCGAGATGATGCAGCTCGCCTTCTCACGCCTAGCGATCAGCGGGCATTACGCCGATGTCGGCTTCATTGGCGACCGGATCAACGTTCCTCTGTTCCCACGCGTCCACGGCGAGCAGACGTTTCACGGCTCGTTCTGGGGAAACAACGCCGATCTCATTGAGGTCATGGCACTCGCTGCAGAAGGCAAGATCCAGCACACGATCAAGACGATCTCGTTCAACGATATCAATGAATATATCGACCTCTTGCGGGATAATAAAATCATCGGGCGTGCGGTCGTCACCTTCTGA
- a CDS encoding GlcG/HbpS family heme-binding protein: MPRALSTLTLSDAKRMLDAAEAKAASLGIPYNIAVVDVGGALIAFARQDGALEGSIDLAIGKAKTARMFNKTTEYLAELAQPGAPLFGIEQSNAGHVVIFGGGLPVIIDDQIVGAVGTSAGSVEQDIAVAEAAAAVMATNPKA; this comes from the coding sequence ATGCCCCGCGCACTAAGCACACTGACATTGTCGGACGCCAAGCGGATGCTTGACGCGGCAGAAGCAAAGGCGGCCAGTCTCGGCATTCCCTACAACATCGCTGTGGTCGACGTCGGCGGCGCGCTGATCGCGTTCGCGCGTCAGGATGGCGCTCTCGAAGGAAGCATCGATCTCGCCATCGGCAAGGCGAAGACCGCGCGGATGTTCAACAAGACGACCGAATATCTCGCTGAACTGGCACAGCCTGGAGCGCCGCTGTTCGGGATTGAGCAGAGCAATGCCGGCCACGTCGTGATCTTTGGCGGAGGTCTGCCCGTTATCATCGACGACCAGATCGTCGGTGCCGTCGGCACCAGCGCCGGTTCGGTCGAACAGGACATTGCGGTCGCCGAGGCGGCGGCCGCCGTGATGGCAACAAATCCAAAAGCCTGA
- a CDS encoding ATP-binding protein — protein sequence MIDATTYCFGNCRFTPARQSLLCGDIPIRLGSRAMDLLHALVRQPGQVVKKSELFEAAWPNLFVDESNLKVNIAALRRALQTSGVDVPCIATVPGRGYRFVAPLTVLGPREATLPASIKEIDGALPPSKPLVGRADALAAIVEALQQTRLLTVVGPAGVGKTSIAIAAARAIANGEDQAVCFVDLAAIEKGQFVALAVSRALGIVGNPIDDVEGLVDALRGRNQLLVLDNCEHVLAAVAGIADQLNHALHGLNIIATSREPLRCRFETVHRLPPLQCPPADAILDAGSAMAFSAIELLVRRAEAHGYRLEDADVPALASLGRRLDGIALAIELAAPQLKESGPAGLLQMLERDFEALASRGDGMSRHKTLTATLRWSYRLLSESEARLLRHFSVFGGTFALDDAIDAFGYLADEQDVTAWLEALAAKSMVSVNYTGRRRRYRLLDSTRAFANERLVAQGEQQAAMIAYGRFILALFERAEEEWTWRPREDWMALYGGWSADLRRMIDWAYRVEGQAELAVRLTVAALPFWVEFSTMAESGSRVEKALSALDDLSGDHLLLRMKLVAAHGWNLCYRYPFGDELEATWMRGFELALKAGSVEHCLRTKIGLANVQSAMGFHQRALETIGDLRRFMASVDDYSAAPNADRQLFTCEFYLGNIKSGHAGLERLAREHATFGNRGQTSRFQIDRFVNFRNHLSLSTWVVGQHRRALEVAEEALNAALTLDHDLSCAHSLALAATPIALLCGRVDLAQERATMLIERLKSRQIDTWPPFARFHQAAIDAARGEREAVERLRNAVGVIRECNFLVHLPLRYVMLAHAALSHDQVELARQSIDEGVNYCRERGDRWCDAEFLHLRGLVCWRDGDTVSAMRRLQDAIDLGRKSGALGFALRAATSRVQLATEIGDPAQPLAQLKDISDRCDSSGSTDIAAAHVALTRAHARTA from the coding sequence ATGATCGATGCCACGACATATTGCTTCGGCAACTGCCGTTTCACGCCAGCTCGCCAGTCGCTGCTCTGCGGCGATATCCCGATACGTCTTGGATCGCGCGCAATGGATCTGCTTCATGCGCTCGTACGCCAGCCTGGGCAGGTCGTCAAAAAAAGCGAACTTTTTGAAGCGGCGTGGCCCAATCTGTTCGTCGACGAAAGCAATCTCAAGGTCAACATCGCCGCTCTGCGCCGTGCGCTGCAGACAAGCGGCGTCGACGTTCCCTGCATAGCCACCGTCCCGGGCCGGGGGTATCGCTTCGTTGCACCGCTGACGGTGCTGGGTCCACGGGAGGCAACGCTTCCCGCGTCGATCAAGGAGATTGACGGGGCGCTGCCGCCGTCAAAGCCGCTCGTCGGGCGCGCTGATGCGTTGGCGGCGATTGTCGAGGCGTTGCAGCAGACCCGATTGCTCACGGTGGTCGGACCTGCCGGCGTCGGCAAGACAAGCATCGCTATCGCAGCCGCAAGAGCGATCGCCAACGGAGAGGACCAAGCCGTGTGCTTCGTTGACCTGGCCGCGATCGAGAAAGGGCAGTTCGTCGCCCTGGCCGTCAGTCGTGCGCTCGGCATCGTAGGCAACCCGATCGATGACGTGGAAGGTCTCGTTGACGCGCTGCGCGGCCGGAACCAGCTTCTCGTTCTTGACAATTGCGAGCATGTCCTGGCGGCCGTCGCCGGCATAGCAGATCAACTGAACCATGCGTTGCACGGATTGAATATCATCGCGACAAGCCGCGAGCCGTTAAGATGCAGGTTCGAAACTGTCCATCGGCTTCCGCCGCTTCAGTGTCCGCCCGCAGATGCGATTCTCGATGCCGGGTCGGCAATGGCCTTTTCGGCGATCGAGTTGCTGGTTCGGCGCGCGGAGGCGCATGGCTATCGATTGGAGGATGCGGATGTCCCGGCGCTCGCGAGTTTGGGCCGGCGTCTCGACGGTATTGCGCTGGCGATCGAACTGGCGGCTCCGCAACTCAAGGAATCCGGTCCCGCGGGGCTGCTGCAAATGCTTGAACGTGACTTCGAAGCGCTGGCATCACGCGGAGATGGCATGTCCCGACACAAGACGCTGACGGCGACGCTCAGATGGAGTTACCGGCTGCTTTCGGAGAGCGAGGCGCGGCTGCTCCGTCATTTTTCCGTTTTCGGCGGCACCTTTGCGCTCGATGATGCCATCGACGCCTTCGGATATCTGGCGGATGAGCAGGATGTCACCGCATGGCTGGAAGCCCTCGCGGCCAAATCCATGGTGTCGGTCAACTACACGGGGAGGCGTCGCCGATACCGGTTGCTCGACAGTACACGAGCTTTCGCCAACGAACGGCTGGTTGCGCAGGGCGAGCAACAGGCCGCGATGATCGCGTATGGCCGCTTCATTCTCGCGTTATTCGAAAGAGCAGAGGAGGAATGGACGTGGCGACCGCGCGAAGACTGGATGGCGCTCTATGGCGGCTGGAGCGCGGACCTCCGCCGCATGATCGATTGGGCCTATCGCGTGGAAGGACAGGCCGAACTTGCGGTGCGGCTGACCGTTGCTGCCTTGCCGTTCTGGGTAGAATTCTCGACGATGGCGGAAAGCGGGTCACGCGTCGAAAAGGCCCTGTCGGCGCTGGACGACCTGTCCGGTGATCACCTCCTGCTCCGTATGAAGCTGGTCGCCGCACATGGCTGGAATCTTTGTTATCGCTATCCTTTCGGCGACGAACTCGAAGCAACCTGGATGAGGGGGTTCGAACTCGCTTTAAAAGCCGGAAGCGTGGAACATTGTCTTCGCACCAAGATCGGCCTGGCAAATGTGCAGTCCGCTATGGGCTTTCATCAAAGAGCGCTCGAGACGATCGGCGACCTTCGCCGCTTCATGGCGTCCGTAGATGATTATTCCGCGGCTCCCAACGCCGATCGGCAGTTGTTTACGTGCGAATTCTATCTTGGGAACATCAAATCAGGGCACGCGGGACTTGAGCGTCTGGCGCGCGAGCACGCGACTTTCGGCAATCGTGGTCAGACCTCGAGGTTCCAGATCGACAGGTTCGTCAATTTCCGAAATCATCTTTCGTTGTCCACTTGGGTGGTGGGCCAGCATCGGCGTGCGCTCGAGGTTGCCGAGGAAGCACTGAATGCCGCGCTGACCCTGGACCACGACCTGTCTTGCGCGCATTCGCTCGCACTCGCTGCCACGCCCATAGCCCTGTTATGCGGACGGGTCGATTTGGCGCAGGAGCGAGCGACGATGCTGATCGAGCGCCTGAAGAGCCGCCAGATCGATACTTGGCCGCCGTTTGCCCGCTTTCATCAGGCAGCGATCGATGCCGCACGTGGAGAGCGGGAGGCGGTCGAGCGTTTGAGGAACGCAGTCGGCGTCATTCGTGAGTGCAATTTCCTTGTGCATTTACCCCTGCGGTATGTGATGCTCGCTCATGCGGCACTTTCGCACGATCAGGTCGAGCTTGCTCGTCAGAGCATCGATGAGGGCGTGAACTATTGTCGAGAGCGCGGAGACCGATGGTGCGACGCCGAATTTCTGCATCTTCGAGGCTTGGTGTGCTGGCGGGACGGAGATACCGTTTCCGCGATGCGGCGCCTTCAGGATGCGATAGACTTGGGTCGTAAGAGTGGCGCTCTCGGTTTTGCACTGCGCGCAGCAACGAGCCGTGTCCAGCTTGCGACGGAGATCGGCGACCCTGCGCAGCCCTTGGCACAGCTCAAGGACATCAGCGATCGCTGCGACAGCAGCGGCAGCACGGATATTGCCGCCGCGCACGTTGCGCTGACGCGAGCTCATGCTCGAACGGCATGA